In a single window of the Chitinispirillales bacterium ANBcel5 genome:
- a CDS encoding protein-L-isoaspartate(D-aspartate) O-methyltransferase has translation MSINHIKPEIACERLIRKLREKGIKNEKVLQAFRSVPRHLFVDGAMYAQAYDDNALPIGTGQTISQPFVVALMTELLDLGKDDKILEIGTGSGFQSAILAQFSRRVYTIERHRDLAEAARKRLREQGYANVVIKVGDGSNGWPQFGPFDRIIVTAGAPVTPATLQTQLAVGGLMVVPTGDRQKQELLVYKKTPQGFETHSAGSVVFVPLVGQHGWK, from the coding sequence ATGAGCATTAATCATATAAAACCTGAAATTGCATGTGAACGGTTGATTCGAAAACTCAGAGAAAAAGGGATTAAAAACGAAAAAGTGCTACAGGCTTTTCGTAGTGTTCCAAGACACCTCTTTGTTGATGGAGCCATGTACGCTCAGGCTTATGACGATAATGCGCTCCCAATAGGCACTGGTCAGACAATATCCCAGCCTTTTGTGGTAGCATTAATGACCGAGTTGCTTGATTTGGGTAAAGACGACAAAATTCTTGAAATTGGTACAGGTTCCGGGTTTCAAAGTGCCATATTGGCGCAATTTTCACGACGCGTTTATACTATAGAACGCCATCGCGATCTTGCTGAAGCTGCTCGTAAACGACTAAGAGAACAGGGATATGCAAATGTGGTGATAAAGGTTGGTGATGGTAGCAATGGCTGGCCTCAATTTGGGCCCTTTGACCGAATAATTGTCACTGCCGGAGCACCTGTAACCCCAGCTACCCTGCAGACTCAGCTTGCAGTGGGCGGTTTGATGGTGGTGCCTACAGGGGATCGCCAAAAACAGGAACTTTTAGTCTATAAAAAAACACCTCAGGGGTTTGAAACACACAGCGCCGGCAGCGTAGTGTTTGTACCTCTGGTAGGTCAACACGGATGGAAATAG
- a CDS encoding DUF368 domain-containing protein, whose amino-acid sequence MLLWVKHLGCGFLIGAANVVPGVSGGSLLLLLGLYQRVMSALSELKGNFFHKTIRHSSGLLFSSQRKKHFDSLLELFKGIDGIFLCQIAIGAALSILLLSDLIDYLLDNQFTNTYAFFFGLILVSIFYSLRFLKKRRAYHLIPMLIGAILTIYISSAVNPADSVILKSEHYKSIYETQITDDSDTPEPTSTNFASSYTLTDLLFSSISGAVSLSAMILPGVSGSLVLILMGQYGEVISAVSGLRTFEIDSFIFLTFFALGMIFGTLLFARVINWVLKRFYNGTIALLIGLMAGSLHALWPFKRVVVMDQYIRTPEGISLLNNISVYTNINTLPSGGSEFLQALLLCLSGISIMILLSYYGRKKTVQFQ is encoded by the coding sequence ATGCTTTTGTGGGTAAAACACCTCGGTTGCGGTTTTTTAATTGGGGCAGCCAATGTCGTTCCAGGGGTATCCGGAGGCTCACTCCTACTTTTACTTGGATTATACCAAAGAGTTATGTCTGCCCTGAGCGAATTAAAGGGCAACTTTTTCCATAAAACAATACGTCACAGCTCAGGTCTGTTATTTTCTTCACAACGAAAAAAACACTTTGACTCTCTTTTAGAATTATTTAAAGGCATTGATGGAATATTTTTGTGCCAAATAGCTATTGGTGCAGCTCTTTCTATCCTTTTGCTTTCTGATCTGATTGATTATCTCCTTGATAATCAATTCACAAATACCTATGCCTTCTTTTTTGGACTCATTCTTGTCTCCATTTTCTACTCATTGCGCTTTCTCAAAAAAAGAAGGGCTTATCACCTAATACCCATGCTTATCGGAGCAATACTTACAATTTATATAAGCTCCGCAGTGAATCCTGCTGATAGTGTCATTTTAAAATCGGAGCATTATAAGAGTATATATGAAACTCAAATTACCGACGATTCTGATACCCCGGAACCTACTTCAACAAATTTTGCATCAAGCTATACCTTAACCGACTTACTGTTTTCATCGATTTCAGGAGCAGTGTCATTGAGTGCCATGATACTTCCGGGCGTCAGTGGTTCACTTGTATTAATTCTAATGGGACAATATGGGGAAGTCATAAGTGCAGTATCGGGGCTGAGAACATTTGAGATCGATTCCTTTATCTTCCTAACCTTTTTTGCTTTAGGGATGATTTTTGGCACTCTTTTGTTTGCAAGAGTAATAAATTGGGTTCTAAAACGTTTTTATAACGGTACCATAGCCCTTCTTATTGGCCTTATGGCTGGTTCATTACATGCTCTATGGCCATTTAAAAGAGTGGTAGTGATGGATCAGTATATAAGAACACCTGAAGGAATATCTCTTTTAAATAATATCTCTGTATACACAAATATTAACACTTTGCCTTCTGGAGGCTCAGAGTTTCTCCAGGCTCTGCTGCTTTGCCTTTCAGGCATATCAATTATGATTTTACTGAGTTACTATGGAAGAAAAAAAACAGTACAGTTTCAATGA